In Cheilinus undulatus linkage group 16, ASM1832078v1, whole genome shotgun sequence, one DNA window encodes the following:
- the LOC121523225 gene encoding coiled-coil domain-containing protein 106-like isoform X2, with product MNPPSSREEANPPGHYMPHSSSSSGGGGLYLDAYEVSFPLEESLERPPSYHLNQGQQMMEEPVVQEPPPSQYSPFILVSNLRAHLYVALEKNAWLQRRIEELEEERNFLRCQLDRFIISMRSPEVSEWCGDTQRAVKVQPSCSPSPPSPMTTRSGMTLKRLQAPGPRPRRTTAIPVKQEFHLEEDKYYTEDEYVEEEEEEEEYEDSSLEKGSKKKGRVRANGEPRMKMRRIFRITHGRERQRVKDPDGVLIRYKKILSTYQRVRSMSRAFQIHGVDRNTMASTSPIAELLLVAPEKVAEVGEFEASKEKLLDYARRCYKTMDEPTHAKVQTMKKTHKLLPISYRFRN from the exons GGCACTACATGCCGcattcttcatcatcatcaggaggaggagggttgtatCTGGATGCCTATGAGGTCTCTTTCCCTCTGGAAGAGAGTTTGGAGAGACCACCTTCATATCACCTGAACCAGGGCCAGCAGATGATGGAGG aGCCTGTGGTGCAGGAGCCTCCTCCCTCTCAGTACAGCCCTTTCATCCTGGTCTCTAACCTGCGAGCTCACCTGTATGTCGCTCTGGAGAAAAATGCCTGGCTGCAGAGGCGAAtcgaggagctggaggaggagcgTAACTTTCTGCGGTGTCAGCTCGACCGCTTCATCATCAGCATGAGGAGCCCCGAGG TGTCAGAGTGGTGTGGAGACACCCAGAGAGCTGTGAAGGTCCAACCCTCCTGCTCTCCCTCGCCTCCCTCCCCCATGACCACCCGCTCTGGAATGACTCTCAAACGCCTGCAGGCCCCAGGACCACGGCCCCGCCGCACCACAGCCATCCCAG TCAAACAGGAGTTTCATCTGGAGGAGGATAAATACTACACCGAGGACGAGTacgtggaggaagaggaggaggaagaggaataTGAAGACTCATCCTTAGAAAAGGGGTCAAAGAAGAAGGGCAGAGTGCGAGCCAATGGAGAGCCCaggatgaagatgaggaggatCTTCAGGATCACTcatgggagagagagacagagag TTAAAGACCCAGATGGGGTGTTGATTCGTTACAAGAAGATCCTGTCCACCTACCAGCGTGTGAGGAGCATGTCCAGAGCCTTTCAGATCCACGGCGTTGATCGAAACACGATGGCCTCCACCTCCCCCATCGCAGAGCTACTGCTGGTGGCTCCAGAGAAG gTAGCAGAGGTCGGGGAGTTCGAGGCGTCGAAGGAGAAGCTTCTGGACTACGCTCGGCGGTGCTACAAGACAATGGATGAGCCGACGCACGCCAAAGTCCAGACCATGAAGAAGACTCACAAACTGCTGCCGATCTCTTACAGGTTCAGGAACTGA
- the LOC121523225 gene encoding coiled-coil domain-containing protein 106-like isoform X1: MWSSSSRGAVMNPPSSREEANPPGHYMPHSSSSSGGGGLYLDAYEVSFPLEESLERPPSYHLNQGQQMMEEPVVQEPPPSQYSPFILVSNLRAHLYVALEKNAWLQRRIEELEEERNFLRCQLDRFIISMRSPEVSEWCGDTQRAVKVQPSCSPSPPSPMTTRSGMTLKRLQAPGPRPRRTTAIPVKQEFHLEEDKYYTEDEYVEEEEEEEEYEDSSLEKGSKKKGRVRANGEPRMKMRRIFRITHGRERQRVKDPDGVLIRYKKILSTYQRVRSMSRAFQIHGVDRNTMASTSPIAELLLVAPEKVAEVGEFEASKEKLLDYARRCYKTMDEPTHAKVQTMKKTHKLLPISYRFRN; this comes from the exons GGCACTACATGCCGcattcttcatcatcatcaggaggaggagggttgtatCTGGATGCCTATGAGGTCTCTTTCCCTCTGGAAGAGAGTTTGGAGAGACCACCTTCATATCACCTGAACCAGGGCCAGCAGATGATGGAGG aGCCTGTGGTGCAGGAGCCTCCTCCCTCTCAGTACAGCCCTTTCATCCTGGTCTCTAACCTGCGAGCTCACCTGTATGTCGCTCTGGAGAAAAATGCCTGGCTGCAGAGGCGAAtcgaggagctggaggaggagcgTAACTTTCTGCGGTGTCAGCTCGACCGCTTCATCATCAGCATGAGGAGCCCCGAGG TGTCAGAGTGGTGTGGAGACACCCAGAGAGCTGTGAAGGTCCAACCCTCCTGCTCTCCCTCGCCTCCCTCCCCCATGACCACCCGCTCTGGAATGACTCTCAAACGCCTGCAGGCCCCAGGACCACGGCCCCGCCGCACCACAGCCATCCCAG TCAAACAGGAGTTTCATCTGGAGGAGGATAAATACTACACCGAGGACGAGTacgtggaggaagaggaggaggaagaggaataTGAAGACTCATCCTTAGAAAAGGGGTCAAAGAAGAAGGGCAGAGTGCGAGCCAATGGAGAGCCCaggatgaagatgaggaggatCTTCAGGATCACTcatgggagagagagacagagag TTAAAGACCCAGATGGGGTGTTGATTCGTTACAAGAAGATCCTGTCCACCTACCAGCGTGTGAGGAGCATGTCCAGAGCCTTTCAGATCCACGGCGTTGATCGAAACACGATGGCCTCCACCTCCCCCATCGCAGAGCTACTGCTGGTGGCTCCAGAGAAG gTAGCAGAGGTCGGGGAGTTCGAGGCGTCGAAGGAGAAGCTTCTGGACTACGCTCGGCGGTGCTACAAGACAATGGATGAGCCGACGCACGCCAAAGTCCAGACCATGAAGAAGACTCACAAACTGCTGCCGATCTCTTACAGGTTCAGGAACTGA